The nucleotide window ATCCTGCAGCCCGTCGCCCCCCAGCGACATGGTCATCAAAGCCAACTACGGCCTCGAAGACGACCCGAAGCTGGCATCGATCCTGGTCGGGTTCAACAGCGAAGACTCCCATAAGTAATCGTGGAGTCTCGATAAGCATTGATGATGACAACACCGGTCCATCCCTTAACGGACCAGAAAGTCTCTTTTTTTCACTGTTCATCCATTTCCCCGCCGACTTGACGGAACAGGTTGATGTACACCGAGTTGAACGTTGAACTCGGTGTGACAATATGCCCTGGGAAGAAACCAAGGAATACATCAGGAGCGGACACGAGAACACCGAAGACTACGATAAGGACTCCTTCCGCACCATCAACATCGATGAGGAGAAAGGGATCAAGGCGATTGTGGCCTGCCGGAAGGGACATTACGATGTCAAGAGATGTGACGTCGGCACCCATGTGATCAGTTACCTTTTCGCTAAAGATAAGGGATGGACCAGCGAAAAAGCGATGGAGTGGTTCCAAAAGGCGAAAAAGTGACGTGGCGTTTATATCGTCCAGCGACATTGAGAACGAGCGATTCGCCATCATGGTTGAAATATCGCTCTCGAAGATCGCGGTGATCTTGACCGTATTAGGTGCGGGACTGATGCTCGCCTACTGTGCAGTGGTTCTTGTGGGTTACTCCATTGGCTCCTACTTCTATCAGTGGGATGTCTCGCTAGGCGGTTGGTTGGCGCTAATCTGTGGCCTCATCGCGATCATGGGCGTGAGGAAGATCGATACCATACCTTGGTCGATCGTCTTGATCATAGTGGGGATCATCGGAGGGCATGGCGGCGGATTCCTCGTCGTCATCGGCGGCGTGATAGGTTTGATGCTGAACACCTATCCTAAAGGCGATTGAGCCGGGATCAAGAACTCGATCGGTGTTCTGGTAGAGATCGATGCTTTTAGAATAACTGGTCCAACAAAGACCGCAATGACAAAAATGGAAAGTTAAAGGGTTTGTTGGAAGGAAGTTCAACCGCCGCCGGAGGCGGTAATCGAACCATACCGCTCAACCTTGGCGATCTCTTCCTTCATGGCCTCGATGTCTTCCACCGTCAGCCCGCGTGTCCTTTCTTTGACGGAGAACGTCTTGTACTCCTCCGCCGAGCCCGGCTCGAGGGTCGTGGCGTCGTAGTAGAGGTTGAAGGTGTCGAGCAGAATCCACTCGACCCCGGCCTCTTGCTTGACCTCCAAGACCTTTCCGACGGTCCCGGTGTTCTTGTACCTGGCGTAGTCTCCGACGTTCATTCAGGATCACATCGGGGGTATGATGGTCGACCTCTCGCCGGCTGGCATGAACTCGCGCAGAGCGCCGCGGCCGAGCTCCTTCGTTATGTTGGCGAAGTCGAACGGGAGGTTCTTGTCAGCGAACGCGATCTTGATCAGCGGGTTGCAGGCGAAAGCGTCTCCCCTCGCAGCGTGCGGGGCGGCGGCGATTCCGGCGTAACCTGGCAGGTGACCGACGTTCATGGCGTAGTTGGGGTAGTTCGGGCCACGGAGTTCGTGCGGGAGACCCTCGTCGGACCTGTACGACAGCGAGTTGGACGCGCCGCACATATCCTGCAGGTCGTAACCGTAGAATCCGAGTCTTCCGAGCCTCTCCCTGTGCTGGAGCATGGACAGGTACCATGCGTTGACACCGGCGTTGGCGTTGGCGGTTGCCATCGCTACACCGATACCAGTTGCGGCGGCTGCAACGGTCGCTCTCTGCGAGCCACCGAAGTGGGATTCCATTGCTGCCGGGTACCTTTCGTACTGCTCCAGTGCGTAGGAGTTGATCTCGGTTCCGAGCTTGTTGACGAGGTCCATCGTCGGCTTGCTCTTGGTGAGCCCACCGTACTTGGTCTTGATCAGGTCAGCTGCCCAGTAGGTGTAGTCCTCGAGGATGTTGTCGGTGTAGGCCGCGGTTGCATATTGGGTGAAACCGACACCGCCGGACATGTACGATCCAAGGTAGATCTGGTCGAAGATGACTGCACCGAGTGCAACTACTTCGAGGGCCTGCCTGACCGGGTCGTCCGGGTACTTCCTCTGGGACTGACACATGTCTGCCAGGAATCCGAACGGAATTCCGCCCGGCTCGTTCGGGCCACGGGCCCTCCTTGCTGGCATCATGGTACCCATCTCAACGACCGACGCGTGCTTCGCGGCGTACGCGAAGTCTGCGATCGCAGCCTCACCGGCAGCCAACTTATAGC belongs to Methanomassiliicoccales archaeon and includes:
- a CDS encoding DUF2098 family protein — its product is MNVGDYARYKNTGTVGKVLEVKQEAGVEWILLDTFNLYYDATTLEPGSAEEYKTFSVKERTRGLTVEDIEAMKEEIAKVERYGSITASGGG
- the mcrA gene encoding coenzyme-B sulfoethylthiotransferase subunit alpha, which encodes MAKEKEKLFMAAMKKKFKEDPTDVHTSYYSFGGWKQSKRKREWVEQANKIAKARGIPMMNQDIGVPMGQRVLMPYQLSHTDTYAEADDLHFVNNAAMQQAWDDIRRTVISGLDTAHNVIEKRLQKEVTPETINHYLETVNHAMPGGAVVQEHMAECSPALTADCYVKVFSGDDELIDEIDKPYRIDINKEFPADQAKQLKEAVGKQLWQVIRCPTIVGRVCDGGTMSRWSAMQISMSFISSYKLAAGEAAIADFAYAAKHASVVEMGTMMPARRARGPNEPGGIPFGFLADMCQSQRKYPDDPVRQALEVVALGAVIFDQIYLGSYMSGGVGFTQYATAAYTDNILEDYTYWAADLIKTKYGGLTKSKPTMDLVNKLGTEINSYALEQYERYPAAMESHFGGSQRATVAAAATGIGVAMATANANAGVNAWYLSMLQHRERLGRLGFYGYDLQDMCGASNSLSYRSDEGLPHELRGPNYPNYAMNVGHLPGYAGIAAAPHAARGDAFACNPLIKIAFADKNLPFDFANITKELGRGALREFMPAGERSTIIPPM